The following are encoded in a window of Acropora muricata isolate sample 2 chromosome 6, ASM3666990v1, whole genome shotgun sequence genomic DNA:
- the LOC136921180 gene encoding transcription factor SOX-9-like, with translation MTEEAANGEITNTDQRQPKNMDLSSAIATAVNHVLDGYDWSLIPLPVRVNGGHKHKPHVKRPMNAFMVWAQAARRKLADQYPHLHNAELSKTLGKLWKMLKDAEKKPFIEEAERLRLKHKREHPDYKYQPRRKKQKGNGGPDQPEATISADDLLKVLKGDPQVVGKSMSQDSSCASPDSSLSDEESSPGSSSPATSPPTTPTATIKVEGGSKCSEPSVPDPDIQAQSSPTFPLKKSENSTVPSTTNNSGNSAIDFHVEMGDLMVDTTEFDQYLHSYTQPLQMPSSPPSVTYTSHGGVYTPTTHGVSRFAPNNNPVTSSYTEFMEQLQKLPSSYPPNQVAPSALHQRNQSENGSFPFSFNEPADVANGSSPRSFGISSVPSLAIPASSPANGTQNPQSSPSRLHTLMWK, from the coding sequence ATGACGGAGGAAGCGGCGAACGGCGAAATCACGAACACTGATCAGCGACAGCCCAAGAACATGGATTTAAGCAGCGCTATAGCAACTGCCGTGAATCATGTTTTGGACGGATACGACTGGTCTTTGATTCCGCTGCCTGTGAGAGTCAACGGTGGGCACAAACATAAACCACACGTTAAAAGACCCATGAACGCGTTTATGGTTTGGGCACAAGCTGCTAGGAGGAAACTAGCCGATCAATATCCTCATCTGCACAATGCAGAACTTAGCAAGACGCTGGGAAAACTGTGGAAAATGCTTAAAGATGCGGAGAAGAAACCTTTCATCGAAGAAGCCGAAAGGCTCAGGCTGAAGCACAAGAGAGAGCACCCAGATTACAAATACCAACCGAGGAGAAAGAAACAGAAAGGAAACGGCGGACCAGATCAACCAGAGGCAACTATCTCGGCTGATGATCTTTTGAAAGTACTGAAAGGGGATCCACAGGTGGTTGGAAAATCGATGAGCCAGGATAGCAGCTGCGCCAGCCCTGACAGCAGTTTGAGCGACGAGGAAAGCAGCCCTGGGTCAAGCAGCCCGGCTACGTCGCCTCCAACAACTCCAACAGCTACGATCAAAGTTGAAGGGGGATCAAAATGCTCTGAGCCGAGTGTTCCGGATCCGGACATTCAAGCGCAGTCGTCTCCGACATTTCCACTCAAGAAATCAGAAAATAGCACTGTTCCTTCTACGACAAACAATAGCGGCAATAGCGCGATCGATTTCCACGTTGAAATGGGCGACCTAATGGTTGATACGACAGAATTTGACCAGTACCTTCACTCCTACACACAGCCCTTACAGATGCCCTCATCGCCGCCCTCTGTCACTTACACCTCACACGGCGGCGTTTACACACCAACTACTCACGGCGTTTCAAGGTTTGCGCCTAACAATAACCCTGTGACATCGAGTTATACGGAGTTTATGGAGCAACTTCAAAAACTGCCATCGTCCTACCCACCGAATCAGGTTGCCCCATCAGCCTTGCACCAAagaaaccaatcagaaaatggttcttttccattttcattCAACGAGCCAGCCGACGTAGCAAACGGTAGCAGTCCTCGATCCTTTGGAATCTCCAGTGTGCCTTCCCTCGCGATTCCCGCATCTTCGCCAGCCAACGGAACACAGAACCCGCAAAGCTCCCCTTCAAGACTTCACACTCTCATGTGGAAGTAA